One window of the Mixophyes fleayi isolate aMixFle1 chromosome 6, aMixFle1.hap1, whole genome shotgun sequence genome contains the following:
- the NPS gene encoding neuropeptide S, with translation MEGRQLNSVSKLHVVFFFWISTMHLWCQPGFSLTSSGKSDYCLVLLNSCLVEADRSEELAFLKPFLEKSFMKRSFRNGVGSGIKKNSFRRAKS, from the exons ATGGAAGGACGACAGCTAAACAG TGTATCCAAATTGCATGTTGTGTTCTTCTTTTGGATATCTACAATGCATCTCTGGTGTCAACCTGGATTTTCTCTGACT TCCTCTGGAAAATCAGACTATTGCTTGGTCTTGCTAAACAGCTGTTTGGTTGAAGCCGATCGGAGTGAAGAGCTAGCATTCCTGAAGCCGTTTCTAGAAAAGTCTTTCATGAAGAGGTCCTTCCGGAATGGCGTTGGGtcgggaataaaaaaaaattctttcagAAGAGCAAAATCCTAA